In the genome of Massilia sp. PAMC28688, one region contains:
- a CDS encoding DUF4124 domain-containing protein, translating to MVNTRAIVLVTGILACSGVQAQQMYKTVGPDGKVTFSDRPALESAAKLSVMRSNTLRPVNTPGAPAEAAPAPLPAPAVASGPAPEITPQVEAAIMAVMAQAEFPRRFYPFCNSTEASARAFNQAANGWKARNMDAVEHQRRLLMQVVTPVKRAEMQAKVAALVNGEVAKVGNLTVPERQKWCAEAIVELRGDSSTISQPDMMAVAIPSPRRR from the coding sequence ATGGTTAATACTCGTGCAATTGTCCTGGTAACCGGCATCCTTGCATGCAGCGGTGTCCAGGCGCAGCAGATGTACAAGACGGTCGGTCCTGACGGGAAGGTCACGTTTTCCGACCGTCCGGCCCTCGAAAGTGCTGCCAAGCTCAGCGTTATGCGTTCGAATACCTTGCGCCCCGTGAACACGCCGGGCGCTCCGGCCGAAGCGGCGCCCGCTCCCCTGCCCGCCCCTGCGGTGGCCAGCGGCCCGGCACCCGAGATCACGCCCCAGGTGGAGGCGGCCATCATGGCCGTCATGGCCCAGGCCGAATTCCCTCGTCGCTTTTACCCATTTTGCAATAGCACGGAAGCCAGCGCGCGGGCCTTCAACCAGGCCGCGAATGGGTGGAAGGCACGCAACATGGACGCGGTCGAGCACCAGCGGCGTTTGCTGATGCAGGTCGTGACACCCGTCAAGCGTGCGGAAATGCAGGCCAAGGTGGCGGCCCTGGTCAACGGGGAAGTGGCAAAAGTGGGCAATCTGACGGTGCCGGAAAGGCAGAAGTGGTGCGCCGAGGCCATTGTGGAATTACGCGGTGACAGCTCCACCATCAGCCAGCCTGACATGATGGCTGTCGCGATCCCTTCGCCGCGGCGGCGCTAG
- a CDS encoding DUF4124 domain-containing protein has translation MKNQAFLFLVIMAASSGASAQLYKTVSASGKVVYSDRPADTGASKVSVIGPVAQQAPTRASTEEEGTRRHVAGRSMPGASAGQTLHTADRGGSNGKLERMDVEIVMVSGKALVGAGTVVTTAAGVRTN, from the coding sequence ATGAAAAATCAAGCTTTCCTCTTCCTGGTGATCATGGCCGCCTCCAGCGGCGCTTCCGCGCAGCTGTACAAGACCGTCTCGGCCAGCGGCAAGGTGGTGTATTCAGACCGCCCGGCCGATACGGGTGCCAGCAAGGTCAGCGTGATCGGCCCTGTCGCCCAGCAGGCGCCCACCCGGGCCAGCACTGAAGAGGAAGGCACGCGCCGCCACGTAGCCGGCAGGAGCATGCCCGGCGCATCGGCGGGGCAAACGCTGCACACGGCTGACCGCGGCGGGTCAAATGGCAAGCTTGAGCGCATGGATGTAGAAATTGTCATGGTGTCGGGCAAGGCGCTGGTGGGCGCGGGCACCGTTGTCACCACCGCAGCCGGCGTGCGCACAAACTAG